The following coding sequences lie in one Vibrio casei genomic window:
- the tenA gene encoding thiaminase II produces MKYQDLINACQQDWQQYTEHAFVEQLAQGTLAQPCFLHYLKQDFLFLKQYARAYALAIYKARTLDDMRRALPTVQGLLDSELSHHVTYCGQWGLTESDLENEPEDFGTVAYTRYVLDAGMTGDLVDLYAALAPCSIGYAVIGKMLMEDENTVIEGNPYATWINLYGGEEFQSGVASGAEHFNQLLAEIDINSQRGQNLIQVFKTATRMEIAFWQQGLNVQAD; encoded by the coding sequence ATGAAATACCAAGATTTGATTAATGCTTGCCAGCAAGATTGGCAGCAATACACCGAACATGCTTTTGTTGAGCAATTGGCGCAGGGTACACTTGCTCAACCTTGTTTCTTACATTATTTAAAGCAAGATTTTCTATTCTTAAAACAATACGCACGAGCTTATGCGCTGGCAATTTACAAAGCCCGTACTTTGGATGATATGCGCCGCGCTTTACCTACGGTACAAGGTTTACTTGATTCTGAACTGTCGCATCATGTGACTTATTGCGGTCAGTGGGGGTTAACCGAAAGTGATTTGGAAAATGAGCCAGAAGATTTTGGCACCGTTGCCTATACCCGTTATGTACTTGATGCTGGCATGACTGGCGATCTGGTCGATCTTTACGCTGCTTTAGCGCCTTGTTCGATTGGTTATGCGGTGATTGGTAAGATGCTGATGGAAGATGAAAACACCGTAATTGAAGGCAACCCTTACGCGACATGGATAAATTTATACGGTGGCGAAGAGTTTCAGTCTGGTGTGGCAAGTGGTGCGGAACACTTTAATCAACTGTTAGCTGAAATTGATATCAATAGTCAGCGTGGTCAGAATCTCATTCAGGTTTTTAAAACAGCTACGCGTATGGAAATCGCTTTTTGGCAGCAAGGTCTAAATGTGCAAGCAGACTAA
- a CDS encoding ABC transporter substrate-binding protein, whose amino-acid sequence MKINKLLSAVTLVTSLISTSALAADKEMTLMLDWFVNPNHGPIVIAKERGYFKQQGLKVNIQEPADPSTPAKLVAAGKVDMAISYQPSLTIDVAAGLPLIRSATLVATPLNTLMVLDNGKNENLADLKGKKIGIAISGNEGATVGTMLAQEGVDLSDVQMINVGWALSSSLASGKVDAIWGGLRNFETNQLALEGYKAKSFYPEEHGVPAYDELVFVANAKSYDKEMIQAFNTALQQATTYIVNHPETSWKEFVAYAPDTLDNELNHRAWKDTLTRFSLRPSAVDLKRYDDYAKFMFDKKIIETLPKAKDYVPSL is encoded by the coding sequence GTGAAAATAAACAAATTGCTCAGTGCTGTCACTTTAGTTACCTCGCTTATTTCGACTAGTGCGCTTGCCGCAGACAAAGAAATGACCTTAATGCTGGATTGGTTCGTCAATCCAAATCATGGCCCAATTGTGATTGCTAAAGAGCGGGGCTACTTCAAGCAACAAGGTTTAAAAGTCAATATTCAAGAGCCAGCTGACCCTAGTACTCCGGCCAAGTTGGTTGCAGCAGGCAAGGTCGATATGGCGATTTCATACCAACCTAGTCTAACCATTGACGTGGCAGCAGGTTTGCCTTTAATTCGCTCGGCAACCCTTGTCGCCACACCACTTAATACCTTGATGGTGCTGGATAACGGAAAGAATGAAAATCTTGCAGATCTTAAAGGTAAAAAAATTGGCATTGCGATTTCCGGCAATGAAGGAGCAACGGTGGGCACTATGTTAGCGCAAGAGGGCGTTGATCTTTCTGATGTGCAAATGATCAACGTTGGTTGGGCGCTATCGTCTTCATTAGCTTCTGGCAAGGTGGATGCGATTTGGGGCGGTCTACGTAACTTTGAAACCAACCAATTAGCGCTAGAAGGTTATAAAGCGAAATCTTTCTACCCTGAAGAACATGGAGTGCCTGCCTATGATGAGTTGGTGTTTGTTGCCAATGCTAAAAGCTACGATAAAGAGATGATCCAAGCTTTCAATACTGCACTACAACAAGCCACTACATATATCGTTAACCATCCAGAAACCTCGTGGAAAGAGTTTGTCGCCTACGCACCGGATACGCTAGATAACGAGCTTAATCATCGTGCGTGGAAAGATACTTTAACTCGATTTTCACTGCGTCCATCAGCGGTCGATCTCAAACGTTATGACGATTACGCCAAGTTTATGTTTGATAAAAAAATCATCGAGACGCTACCAAAAGCGAAAGATTACGTACCGAGCTTGTGA